Genomic segment of Sinorhizobium meliloti:
GTCCGAAATAGAAGCTGATCCCAGACCGTCGGTAATAGGGGCTCCAGCCCGGATAGAAGCCGGACCCTCCGTAATAACCGCGGCGAGAATAGCCGCCGCGCCACCCGTAACGGCCGCGATGCGTGGCATTCTCGATGCCGGCCGGCGCTTTGATCGCAATGTCGAGCGCCGGGCGCGGCATGGCCTGAACGGACGTTACAGGGGGAACCGCGGAGACGGCGGCGAGTGCGCAGCTCACAACGAAATTCCGAAATTTCGTCATTTTCTCCTCACTTTCCGAAAGCCGTTGCTTTCCGGTTTTTGTCCCTGCTCCTTTCAGCGCGGCGCGACTTATCAGACGCGCAAAGTTCGCTGTAACTCTTCAAGTTGCTGCATGTTTTGGGCGTCGATCGGGTCGACGGACGAAACATGCAGTAGACGTTTGGCGCCGCATGTTTATTCGTGGGCGGGCGCTCCACGTGCCGACGCGGGCGCGTTCCGGATTCCGCTCCTTCGCCGTTGCTCTAGAATGCGCCTCTCCGGCCCCCATGTCACTGGAATTCTTACCCTATCATCGAGGAGCCGAACGCGCTTTACCGCGCTTTTTCGCGATGCGAGACGAAAACTTCAAAATGCCTGTTGACACTTCGGTCACGGCCTTTTACATGCCGGTCCGTCGCCCAGATGGCGGAATTGGTAGACGCGCCAGCTTCAGGTGCTGGTACTCGAAAGGGTGTGGAGGTTCGAGTCCTCTTCTGGGCACCATTCCTTTTTCCAGTAACCGCTTTTGCGGTTCGGAAGTCAAAAAAGCCCGGTTTCCGGGCTTTTTTTGCTTTCAGAGTTCCGAAGCGAATTCGGCGGGGCCGCCGTTCGCCGCGGCATCTGCCCTTCCTCAGGCGGCCGTTCCGGCTTCGGTAGTGTCAACCGTGCGGACGACGCCCAGGACTTCGTAAATGTCGAGCGCCGTCGAACGGCCCTTTGCCTTGGCGGTGCCGAGCGGGCGGAACTTCACCATGTCCTTGCATTGGGCGACCACCGCACCGCTTGCAAGAACGCTCGTGCCGTAATCCTTGTTCATGCCCTCGAGCCGGGAGGCGACGTTCACCGTGTCGCCCATCGCCGTATATTGCAGCCGTTCCCTGGCGCCGACGCTGCCGACGACGGCCGTTCCGGTGTGGATGCCGAAGCGCGTGCGGAACTCCGGCAATCCCTTGGCGCGTTGCGCGGAATTGAAGGCCTGGAGCCTCTCCTCGACCGCGAGTGCGCAGCGACAGGCATGCTCGGCATGCCTGGTATCGGCGACCGGCGCGTTCCACATGGCGAAGACCGAGTCTCCATGGAACTGGATGATGGTTCCGTCGTGGGCGGCAACAACCTCGCTGAACAGATCGAAATACTCCGAGAGCATCGCGACCACTTCTTCCGGCGAACGGCCCTCGCTGATGGTGGTGAAGTCGTAGATGTCGGTGAACATCGCCGTCACTTCCTGCCGCCATGCGGCGCGGCCGCCGAAATGGCCGGATTCGATGCCCTTGCGCACCAGTTCCTTCGGGACATAGAGCGCGAAGGTGAAGATCGCGTCGCGAGCTCTGTTCATTGCGCCGTTGAGCGTCGAGATTTCCGCCACATGCGATGAAACGTCGATCGGAGTGGCGAAGTCCAGGTCCTGCAGGCGGTTGGCGCTGTCGGTGAGCTGGTTGAGCGACTTCGTGATCAGATGCGCAAGCACGAGGGCCAGGAGAACGGCGACCACCACCACGGCGCCCGAGACGGCAAGTCCCTGGACGAGGGTCTCGTTTGCGGCCGCCAGCAGTTCGTCGAGCGGGGCCGCGACGACCACCCGGTGCCCGGACAGAAGCAATGCCGATTCGAGCGGCGCCACCGTGACGAGATAGGTGCGGTTTCCGACTTCGACGAGAGTTGCCTTCCCGGCCGGTGGCGGGTTGCGCCGGATGCTTTCGATCAGTCCATCTTCCTGCGGCGTGGCCACCGGCCGGTCCCGGCCCTTCGATGCCATGATGCGTCGCATCATCATGGTGTCGGAATGGATGATCGGCCGTCCGACCGCATCGAGAATGAACGAGACGGATTCGTCCGTCAGCCGCTCGCGGGAGAGGAAGTCCGTGATCGTATCGAGCACCACATCGGCACCGATGACGATCTGCGGGTTGCCGCGGTGCGCTTGCGATATGGTCATCCCGAGATTGCCTGTCGTGGCCATCTCATAGGGACCGATCGCCACCGGTGCCTTGCCGTTGACGGCTGCGCGATACCAGGGCCGCGTCCTCGGGTCGAAGCCGTTGGAAGCAGCGCGGCGTTCGGCGAACTGCAGGCCGCTCGCGTCGAGGAACAGGATCCGGTCGAACGGCTTGCCCCGGTCGTCTCTCTCCATCGAGCGCACGGCGATGGCCGCTCCCCGCGGTGCGTCGAGCGCCATGCGCCAGGCGGCCGAGTCCAGATCGACCACATGAAAGAACGCACCGCTCGGATAACCGACATAGACGCCGTCGATGTGCGGCGAGCGGGCGATGCCCTCGCGCAGCACCGCCACCTTGTCGTTCATGCGTTCGGGCGGCGGCACGAGAAAGGCATTGGCGACGGATGCGACGAGACTGACGAGCGCGGAGGTGTCCCCGGAAAGGGCGCCGAGCCGATCGACCAGGCGGCCGACGAAAGCGTCCATATTGCCTTCGGCATCGGCGATCGAAGCGCTGCGTGCGCGGCGGTAGTCAAGTCCCACCAGCGTCGCGGACACGACGATGAGCATAGCAACCATCACGAGACCGAGCAGCGACCGCAGAGAGCTGGTCCAGGTCCGGGAAGGCTTGTCCGCGTTGGAATCTTGCATGCTTTCGATGTCCTTGAATCCGGATTCCGATCTTTGCAGCATTGCAACGCATTTTCATAGCACCACCGGCCGTATACGACCTGCGCTACAGCGCCGCGCGTCCGGTCGGACGCGCAAAGATCGCTGCAGCACTTCGATCTGCTGCGTGTTTTGTCGTTGGTCGGCTACGACAGTGTTGCGGCTCATCACTCTTCAGTTGACGGTGACGGGCTTCGAGCGCATTCGGGCCACCGTCTCCCGCTCCGCCCGCTTGCAGCGCATCGGCGGCAGGCTGCGGTCCATCAGTTCCATATCCTCGAGCACCATCTCGCCCATCCTCTTGAAGGCGACGTCGAGCGCACCGGCCCGGTGCGCCGAGCGCAGAAAGCCGGCCAGCCGGCGGACGGGATGTCCAGGGGGCAGGGGCTCCTCCGGGAAGACGTCGCTTGCCGCGCGGATATGGCCGCTTTCCACGGCTGCGATCAATGCATCGAAATCCACGACGCCGGCGCGGCTCAGGAGAATGAAGGCGGCGCCCGGACGCATGGCCGCGAAGGCCCTGGCGCCGAGGAAGCCCTCATTGTCACTGGTGACCGCTGCGACAACAAACAGGAAGTCGCTCTCGGCGAGGACCGTCTCGAGCGACGCGGGTTCGACGCCGGCGTCGAGAAGAACGGAGGCCGGCAGCCAGGGATCATGGACGCGGATCTTCGCACGAAATCCCGAAAGGACGCGGTTAAGCGCCTTGCCGAGATCGCCGAAGCCGATGATGCCGATCTCCGAGCCCGAGAGGAGCCGGGCGGACTTGTTGCCCTCACCGCCCCAGCGTTCGCGGCCCTCGCGGAAATCGACATCCGCATCGACGATGCCGCGAGCG
This window contains:
- the cya1 gene encoding adenylate cyclase Cya1 → MLQRSESGFKDIESMQDSNADKPSRTWTSSLRSLLGLVMVAMLIVVSATLVGLDYRRARSASIADAEGNMDAFVGRLVDRLGALSGDTSALVSLVASVANAFLVPPPERMNDKVAVLREGIARSPHIDGVYVGYPSGAFFHVVDLDSAAWRMALDAPRGAAIAVRSMERDDRGKPFDRILFLDASGLQFAERRAASNGFDPRTRPWYRAAVNGKAPVAIGPYEMATTGNLGMTISQAHRGNPQIVIGADVVLDTITDFLSRERLTDESVSFILDAVGRPIIHSDTMMMRRIMASKGRDRPVATPQEDGLIESIRRNPPPAGKATLVEVGNRTYLVTVAPLESALLLSGHRVVVAAPLDELLAAANETLVQGLAVSGAVVVVAVLLALVLAHLITKSLNQLTDSANRLQDLDFATPIDVSSHVAEISTLNGAMNRARDAIFTFALYVPKELVRKGIESGHFGGRAAWRQEVTAMFTDIYDFTTISEGRSPEEVVAMLSEYFDLFSEVVAAHDGTIIQFHGDSVFAMWNAPVADTRHAEHACRCALAVEERLQAFNSAQRAKGLPEFRTRFGIHTGTAVVGSVGARERLQYTAMGDTVNVASRLEGMNKDYGTSVLASGAVVAQCKDMVKFRPLGTAKAKGRSTALDIYEVLGVVRTVDTTEAGTAA
- a CDS encoding hydroxyacid dehydrogenase, with the protein product MPETDRPQSDRPLVISAPAPRTLDLIFTPDALERLHRRYRVIEADPENIAGLGSAVLSEVRYIVGQPPLSAETLERMPRLRAVLNVESNLIDNMPYDVVFQRGIHVLTTGQVFAEPVAEMGLAMALNLARGIVDADVDFREGRERWGGEGNKSARLLSGSEIGIIGFGDLGKALNRVLSGFRAKIRVHDPWLPASVLLDAGVEPASLETVLAESDFLFVVAAVTSDNEGFLGARAFAAMRPGAAFILLSRAGVVDFDALIAAVESGHIRAASDVFPEEPLPPGHPVRRLAGFLRSAHRAGALDVAFKRMGEMVLEDMELMDRSLPPMRCKRAERETVARMRSKPVTVN